The nucleotide window aaaaatattagcaagcaataataattaaaatgaatcGCTGAGTTATCTTTATCGTCAAAGCAAAGGGTCATCAATTCTTTCAGTGATTCCCATTTTCAAGCGTGCAAAATGCTTGCAAACGCCAAAGAGTaaacacttatacatacatacaaataagtatatgtatttgtatatgtacatagtattaACTAATAAAGTAACAATAATACTTTTACTGCTGATAACGGTGGATTCCAAATTCTACAGAAAATCGCCTGATGTTCTTTCCTCCAATCACACACGGCCCACCATTGACGTAACACCttcaattgattaaaaattgcaTATACTAAtctgtgtatatttgtatgttcaCACAATGTATGTTAATATGTGTCAGCTTAATCTCGGTCCCTTGCTccaatttaatacatatataacatacacatttacacatGCATATTGTGAAGGAGGCACTCACTCTACAAGTGTAGTGAGTGTGGGGTTTATAGCCTTAGCCATCAGGCTAATGGCATTATGCGATAgcgacaaacatacatacacatatatgtacatacatgctcAAATACAAtcattcaaaaataatgccaacACATTTGATAAGCTAACATGTAGTATATTTCGCCAAGCAACTAAAAAAGAGACCGTAAGCCATACTAGCTCGCGGAGAAGCGTCGTGATTGTACGAGTACCGCAGCGCACGCTGGTTGAAGACGCTATGTAATCTCCGGGAGCAAAGGTTTGCTTGGCTTGTCTCTTGTGCCGATCTGCTTTCCGGCGGTCCCATTGCGCGCACTACATACATTGTGGATCTATGAATTTCTATAATTGTATACCTTTTGCGGATTCATTCTcgaaattatttgatttattatagGTGGcaactaataaattatttatttgataataattaACACACGTAATATTTGCTAATCATTAGTAAGAAATTGCGTTCGATGTAAAAAGTGCTGATTTTGcgcaatatttacatattttttattgaggaAATCGATGAAAGCGAAAACATTGAACTTGTGTTTGTGATCGCTTGTGTTGTAATACTCGATAGTTTTTAGTCGCTACAGCTGACTCATTAATTCGTTAATGTTTTTTGAGACTTTttagaaaaagtgaaaataaattttattaagaaaactgTTAATAAagttacttcttgatttgcgaaaatatttaatatcagTCGGGGTTTCAAAtaatactataaaaaataattaaattaaatttttgcttattaattccaaaaattttgattaatctCAAAGACTAGATTGAAATActaaaactaataatttaataattgttttaacatttaaaactttttggtaataaatttatttcaaacaattttttttattgtcaaaaCAGTAGTGATTAATAAATagcttatatgtatgttcttCAAACATATCAGTgttcataaaaattgtttatctaATCTATTTGATATTAATTAAACTACCAAATTTTGTAGTAATCGTTAATGAAAGTTTCGTAGTGTTGTTTATCTTTTCCATACGACCTTCTTAGATATATTTAGCAGGCAGTATAcgaagaattaaatttttgataaaaaggtcgattttttgaagtgtacattttttcacaaaaaaatatatattttctggatggcttcattttttcaaaaattaaaattttgaccgAATATCACCCCCAGCCTTCATGGAGATTGGCTCCAGTTGAAGTAAattcaaaatgtttcaaaattaatcaCCTATTATTAGagtgcattaaattttgtaagtgtataaatatttttaaaaaatacatattaaaaaaaatcagaaattctGAACcgcttaaataaaaactatttttttttcatactcgTACAGTAgactttcaatttcaatttcaacattCAAGAGTTATTTCGTTTTTACTTTGCGCTTAAGTGttaaaatatcattatttttagtaaaacgtGTGCAGGTGTTTGTTAAAAGCCTAATTACGCACAGACACCTGTGGCAGTGATCTTAATATTCATTTGTTTTTCGTGTTCTAAgtcaatagaaaaaaaatgttataatatttgcaaacaaacaaaaaattaatatcaacaAAACGCCTATTTAACCATATTgaaatttatggcatatttttttcaatttgcgcCAATTATTGCGATTATTTGTTTgctataaatacttatattggcGCAATACTTTCAGATGTTTTAACAGCTtttcaaatatagaaaaattggcatttttttaaattatgcgAATTAGGCTAGGTGAAGTAAATGGCACGTGGCATGTTTTTCATCTCTTTTTAAttggtttttaatttctttgctttTCTTAATTTCTGGAACTCACTGGAAAAATTCTGTCCTTAAATACCATTTGGTAGTTTTCCGGTAAGTGCTCACGCCTTCGACATTTAATATCCACACAATCATATAATGGTAAAAGCCACATTTTCtgcgaaaaaaatttatgcCGGCTGTCACAATTTGACAAATGGATTGATTATCAAAGGTCTTAAGTTGTATGTCATTGTTATGAGTAAGCAAAAAAATGGAACTATGACGATATAACACTGCGACGTCTGATATGTACTTGTTTAATTCAGAAGTAAATTTGATTATACAGTCGTCTTTTGCTGACTTGAGCATTTGCCGGGTGTCTGACTGACAATGGCGTTGGCGCTGCTTTCATTTACTTTTGACTACCGGCATCCAAAGTGTATTTTTTGCTACTTTCTGCAATACTTGTTTAACTCTTTTTGTTAATCTAAGATCGAAAACCTTAAAAAGCCAAAATTGCTTTTGTTAGCACGATTTTTAcaccaaaaatgcaaaaattacacACAGATACGATGTAAACGGAAGATGAGATGAAACAGGTCTTgccacatacaaaaaaaatcttaataaattaatgtagaaaaaaattttgaagatttttttttaatattttcaattttcgaaattcaaaatatcaaaaaacaaaaaaaaatcgatttttaaattgtaaatttaaaatataaaatataaaataaaaatttttttgaaaatttctattACTTCGTTTAAGTATTATATTCGAGGTACCAGAAGTTACTTAAATCgtaagctacatatgtatatactattatacatacatataattataataatttaaaaaatacaccatatttttaatattaataaatttttattttttaaatacattttttacatttactgAAAACACGTCATCTAAATACATCCGTAcatacaatttgaaaatttattttctttagacACTTCGTAAGAAAAGAacgatatatatttttaaaacaaacatgcatttgtatatttataaatatttcgaaaaaacagCTACGTTGGCACGTCAACAATTCGTTAAATGCGCTACCAACCGAATGATTAAAAACAAGCAATAAAAACGTAAATTGTGCTgatatgttcatatataatacatatgtacatacatacctgtaAATCACACATTCATAcgcattgttttgttttatcttcgcatttttttccataatttgtcTGGTGGTCGGTCTTTCACTTGTGTGTATTCGCACACACCCATCAATGcggcaaaacaacaaaatagaCATTGAAAAACTCGTTAACTGCAACATATGATCGGGTACAAAGTACAATCGTGTCAACAGCTGAGTCGGCTGAATTATTGTGTTTGCGGGGTGCGCGGCGTAATGTGTGGGCAAGAAACGGCCCACTGACCAAGAGATTGGcatgatggaacgatgagtttgATTATGACTTGGCAGGAGGGGAactacgtgtgtgtatgtgtttgatgTGATGTGCACACGTACcaatgtattcatatgtatatgcatgaatGTGTTGATAGTAGAGTGTGCTGTTTACCTCGACATTTGGCGGCAAATTTATTCCGTGATTTTTTGCTAGAATTACTGCAAAGtgaaatatacgtatgtatggatgtgtgtatgcatattaGCTGcactgtttattattgttttttgttgtcactatttttactttatttaaagttttggctctttttattaacataagcaattaacataaaattgtGCGAAGTTCATTAACTGTAATGACAAATATTGCATTAAGTGAGGCGGCTAACCCTGAATTTGCCACAGAACTTATTTTAACACtccagtagtcgcgcgtactacaatagtagaccacttgtgtatatacttttacgttATTGTTTAGTTATTCGCAAGAAGTCTGATTTTAAGTtcctaatatatttaaaatgaatattttttggttgatttggttttataataaactgttacttattattattaaaacaaatttttttatttacgaatatttcgtttcaaaccttatgtctaaaatgttctacacatgtagtacgcgcgactactaacGGCACAAAAAGGGGCGCGACCACTGGAGTGTTAACTAGCTATAGTTAGTGTTAAAAAATATGAGCAAATAGAAATagattaatttgaaaattatagcaTCTACTATTATTAcactatatgtgtatgtgtagatatgcttttaataaaaaaaattgagtattTTCTACTAATCGATAAATAGAAGTAAATTACTTTGAAAATCATACCATCTGTAATTATAACGTATGTttattaatataacaaaaaatgctCCTACTTAAATatgattttgattaaaaatacgattTTGTAACTtcaaggaattttttttagaacttttGTTTTGTGCGAACACAGCTGCCATTTCTACTAGCGAATCTTCAAACtatttatttacagttttattttttttttgttgtgggcGAACACACCTgtgtcaaattttgaaattaaaagtctccaattgcataaattaattatatcaactttatttatataatataactatTTTGATATTACCATTAGCTAGTTCCAATTGGGTTATCTGCAAGTGCACATCCGTACTAGGCGTCGGTTAGTTACAAAGGCGGTTGATAGCGCTGTATTGCCATTATCATTTTTTGAATAAGCTTTCTGTGTAAATTGCATTACAAAAAGCGTGATTTGCGCTAAGAAAACTTACAATatgtatagcaaaaaaaaatatttaattgcaatttaagAACCCATAAGCAGGAGCTGCACGATGTATCTACACGATTTTTTCGCCGCTTTAACAGCTGTTGCCTAGCTGTCAAAGTTgttttgatttatgtatttttattatttttatattttaaagaagttaaaAGGAAAAATAACGTTCAACTTGTGCAAAATAAGTTTGCTGATTTAAAAAGAATCCTTGAACTCATGTCTAAGGTTAGTTACATTTCGCTTCAAAGAAAATCACGATATTGGCGGTATAAGCAGTCATTACTGCTAAATAGTCATGCGCTAGTTGAAAACTAgccaaaaaacattaattatcattcatttaagcttaaatttagtttaatttatccAAAGGTGTATCAAGTGATTTCTAACTTGTTTACTTTTCAGCGGAAACATGTTTCATATGTTATATTTATCTTGAGTTGCTAATTAAAAAGTCAACATTGAATGGTAATGTACAATATATCGTAAAAAATTGCCTGACTCAGAGAAAACTTGTTGCTTGTTATTTAATTGACTTTGTGtggtttttttttgaagtagtGCTTCCTTATCTACACGCAAGAAGTCAACCTGCTAACGTTAACGATTTTAGCCCGATTAAACAGAATTTTTTCGAGGAACTCCACGTTTGAGTTTCAAATCTTTGcgttaactttaaatttttttctgcaaatctACAAAATACCCGCATCTTTGTATTGCTTAGCAATCAAACGCTTGATGATTGATTACATGAAGGTTTTCGtttgaaaacacttttttatCATATGGATGTGACGTGTtcgatatgaaaaaaaattaaatggtggtACACGTAACCTATAATTATTAAAcaatgtatgtttgtgttatggGAACTAAGCCGGCATAACATTCAAATTAACTTCATCATTATTGTCATGTGTTTATACACGATTTATATATACTGGAATGCCTACTAATGAATTCAATTGTCTTCTTCTTCCCTTGCAGCTATGATATGGTGCATTTCGGCCATGCCAATTCCCTGCGACAAGCCAAAGCACTTGGCGATAAAGTCATCGTGGGCATACACACCGATGAGGAGATCACAAAACATAAAGGACCACCCGTATTTACGGAGGAGGAACGCGTCAAAATGGTCAAGGGCATCAAGTGGGTGGATGAGGTGGTGCTCGGTGCACCCTATGTGACAACACTCGAAGTGCTCGACGAATACAATTGTGATTTCTGTGTGCATGGCGGTGAGTACATGTCTAACATGTCCGAACAtgacaaacaagaaaaaacaagaaataaaaaaattaaatttttaattattttttcgtgtTTACAGATGACATCACTATGACCGCAGAGGGCGTGGACACATACCACCTTGTGAAGTCTGCCAACCgctacaagtatgtacatacttaattGAAATATTGATTTTCAATTTGAACTGTTATTAAATATTCGCATTTTCCTTGCTTCTTATAGAGAAGTACGTCGCACTGCCGGTGTTTCAACGACGGATTTAGTCGGACGTATGTTATTATTGACACGCAATCACTTCCATCAAGGCTCTGCCGAATATGCCATAGAGAAAGAAGGTAACAGTTGTTTTAGTTTTGCAAcagcaaattattatttattaatatcatTAGTGCTAATATCATGGGGCTtctaatacatacacatacatatgtacgttaatatttttgtatcgattaattgattttttttttaatttcctttcaaATTAAAGTaagatttatttttgattttttatgctAATGTTGATAAACGTTTTTACTTTCTTGGCCAAAAAAAtcgtatataattatttttatataaaattgctttatatttactacaagaaaattgtttatgaacatatacatattttcatatatattttgttgccCTCGtgattacttttttttgtgtttatttaaaagtataataagttaaattttatttatatttcgtgTATTAAAAGTAATGAAAGTCGCACAaccatattttaataattttcatacattttaacAAACGTTCTCAGCTttgtttttcaagaaatttaataatacaCATTGATTACTGAAACTAATCGTTCAAACAGACCACAACAACAAACCTACATACATGTATTGacatcattatttattatttcgcatgtttttgcattttaaaatttgatattagcgtaacaattttcaaaattttcacacgTTATCTCTCGCATGTttgtttctttcgtttttcCACTTTGTTTATcctcttttctctttttcttttatttctatgTACATGTCAAACgaaatttgcaaaacaaaaaacctaAAAATCTAACTGAAATGACAATGCtatcaaaaaaatcaatcaaatcaCTCGTAACTTGCTAATTACTAAAACCGTAACTGCTATTGCACTTAAAATTTGCTAAACACTTGTAAACTAATGTTgtaataaacaataacaaaacgcctaaaaatatgcaataccAATTGCATGGTACTCCTAATTCATTCCATGCGTATCGCTCTCTTTCACTCTCTTTGAAACTGCTATCAACTATCAACGCTATGTGCTCtctgtactaaaaaacaaaacaaccgCAATTGAAATTGAAcgtcaaattgaaatttatgaaattttgtgcattcattacaaattttgtgcatataaattaataaaaaaaacaacagacttaactaaaaaagtacaaaaaatgaaattatcatCAGGTTCATCTAATATGGGACAAGACTCATCAGCGAAAAGTCCGTGGACCGGTTGCAGTCAATTTTTGCCAACAACACAGAAGATCATACAGTTCAGTGATGGCAAGCCACCAAAGCCGGATGACAAAATTGTAAGTAGAAGCGGCTGCTAATGaaatacaattattaaaaaataaataaattgaaattatatatctTATAAATATGGTTGAACTTACCTAACTCGAATCACCACATCCACAAATAAACTTTAAGTTAGAGTGACTTCAAATtatggaagcaaatttgtattaaatttgacttctattgccaaTTCAAGTGTACGAGTTATGGAGAACTTAGTGTTATAGAAGTTCGAGTTATGAAAGTtcaactgtacatacatacatatatgcaatcgcgtaaagaaaaagttttgctATAATTCTCTTTTCTTTGCTTGCACAGGTGTATGTGGCTGGCGCTTTCGATCTCTTTCACGTGGGCCATTTAGATTTCTTGGAGAAAGCCAAGGAGTTGGGTGATTACTTGATTGTTGGCCTGCATACAGATCCTGTGGTGAATTCGTACAAGGGTAGCAATTATCCCATTATGAATTTGCATGAACGCGTGCTAAGTGTGCTGGCGTGTAAGGTAAGTTGGAAAAGTGAAGGGGTGtgaaatttataaacattaattttctttgcaatattgcttttttttcaaaaaattttgagttaaagaataaatttgcaattttcatttCCGATTTtaggattaaaaattaaatttccaatttttaatttcgcgAAAGTTGAAACTTTAGATTAATTTCAAGATGCTGGGATTGAAATGGTTTGATTAAAATAGATATTTAAACAGAAACACTTTGGATAAAAATTAGGAAAGTATTTTTCAGGGGTTTAGGCAACATATAACCAaagatttggaaaaattattatttaaatatttttttttaagagaaattttcacagataaaaaatataaatttttagaaaactttgACTATTCCAAACCTAATTTAAAAATTGGagtaacaattaaaaaaaatattttcaaattaaaagctGGAATTAAAAggcaattaaaaaagtaaatttaaaatttgttgatattttattaaaaaacaaactttatttatcaaaaattaaccaaaacaataaaacttCGTGTTCAAACGCGAAatgttaattatataaaaaaaatgtttttaaaatttttaattttttttaatccccAATTTCggataaaaaatttgtttgtaatttttaccgattttttttttagttttcaatccaatatttggtattaaaaattatttataataacgaTTTTCGggattgcaaaataattttataagccGATTTTCgaaattagcatttttttaCTCCAATATGtgacattattttttttcaatccggTATTTGAGATTATaaacttataatttatttttaataaaaattttcgaaatattttttcatattaataaatttttttcattctcaatttctatttttttcggatattttggattattatcatttttttcattccGTTATTCGGAATTAATTTTCCTCTTAGttttcaacttaaaaatttcaaaattttttatgataatgTTTTcggtattgaaaaatatttttttaatcctatttttggaattaatatttttttactggtatatttggcattatttttttcaaaccggTGATTGAGattataaacttaaaaattgtttttaattaagatttttggaacattttttttttaaaaaagattttcgTAGTAATTTTCATTCAggtatttgttataaaaaatttttattaagattacaaaaattaaaataaaattgtaatttaatgtttattatttttttaatgcattatttgcaaccctgttaataatataaaattgttctcttTCCAGTACGTCAACGAGGTGGTTATCGGCGCACCCTACTGTGTCACCGAAGATCTGCTCGATCATTTCAAAATCGACGTCGTGTGCCATGGCCAGACACCGATTGCGTTCGAAGATGGCAAAATCGATCCTTATGCTGTACCAAAGACACGTGGCATCTTCACGCTCATCGACTCGCAAAACTCAATGACAACCGAGCTCATAGTCGAGCGTATTATTTCACATCGCATCGAATATGAGCGCCGCAACAAAGCCAAAGAGAAGAAGGAATGCGAGGCATTCGAAGCGCTGCAGCGTGCCAAGCAAACACAAAAAGCTGGTTAGGATTAGGCCAACAAGCCGACGGGTCAGTGTGTACACGAGTGCAATGCCCTTTAAGAATTATCCCTTTGCTTTTATACATTTAGCATTAGTTAGCGCATAATAAGTTTAGAGTAAAACGCGAGACGCGCACACACTGGACCCGCTCGGTTGAAAAACGCTGTGCTGCAGCACTAACGCCTACAACAACATTTTAGTTTCTATTGAAGACACGTgctttttaagttttatattgtAGTAGTGTATTTTTAATGTTCTGTTTACATTTAACTCGCATAATTTTATATAGCACCATTTTGTGTGTGtttcgtatgtgtgtatgtatgatcTATGCAGTTGTTAGCGTgcagttttattttatagaaaattttcattttgaacaatttttccaattatGGCTTACAGATAATGCAATATTTATACAACATGctcagtttgaaattttttttattgtaatttagccgaaattgtatgtgtgtacgtataaCATATTTCTCAGTTAGCTTCTGTTGttaatgtaaatacaaaaaggCACACACACATTAGTTATaacctcaaagaaaaatatgcaaagtttGTAGTAAAAACTAACTGTAAAATTTtcattgtaattgctggcaaaTATACACGAAAAAGCTTCGTGTTGAACGCGTTTATGCTAAGTTAGTGAAAATACTAgtaatacgtatgtataaatGGCTTGCAATCAAGTCTCATGCCAAATAGTAGTGTAATAACTGTATAACGTGGCAGGAATCTATTTTTTACTGcaacatttacaaaatattaatgaaaatacaattttcgaagTGCGGTAGTTTATGGCTTTTGTGCATGGGACTATGAAAATTgatttctcaaaatatttgcGATTCTATCAACAACAAATCAgtcaatatttttgttcaacattttgttgctttagtttaaaaaatgccaatttttcgaaaaatcatGCGCATGCTTAGTCTTATGTGACAGAATTTTGTGTATTTCTAATTCAATTAAACAAAGGAGGCTATCATagctacatataaattaaaaaaaaaaagatttttttaatatataaacattCAAACCTCGAATAGTCGCATATTTTGGCTTATGAaagcaatacatacataaattaaaatttttattttattttttgtttatcacTTTCACAAAATTGACTACTACGCTGTGAAATTGTATATTTCTTTGGTAcaagtatttgtttgtttatgttttattcatattaatttcgttttatttttctccagttcacaatttattttttattttaattatttcatataaataatattaaatatatatacatatgtagtttattGAATATTGagaccaaaaaacaaaaacaattcatagCATTTGAAAAGGCAACATTTATTTGGTctgttaatatataaaaaaaaacattttgtcaGTTGTTTTTGTCGTTTATgatatacaaataatttattatactactttactcaataaaaaataatattaaaaaaatatataaaaaaatgctttttttataaaaatgaaatttgtgcaTAAGTCTGAAACCTGAGAGAAATATTGAGCTTTCgatataaaatttctttgtgCATATTTCGTAATTGTTCAATATGTGAACGTAGACCCGTACAACAGGGCCCttttctgtaactcgattcgaaaaaaatttacttgaatTCGTATTATTGTCGTTATTGTAACGGGTACCTCGTTCCCTTTAGGATGGCAAgaattagataagttgtcatcgaggtcatccaacggtatGCCCAGGATACCTGCTGTTTCAACGGGGTTGGACCATAGGGATACGGGTGTCATATGTGTGGGGTTAACAGGGCATGCAATGAGGTGGTTAGGGTCACCGGATTTTATCCAGCCAAGGCTGTGtgacttgtggcgccgtcctgttggaaccacatattgtccaagtccatatcatctaTTTCAGCCCAAAAGTATTCAGTTATTATTGAGCGgaagcgattcccattcacagtaacgtgccggtcttgatcatcacggaagaatcAAATAGGTAGAAAAGCATAATCCGGTTGTGGTGAcagatttttaaacaaatatatttacggAAATATTCGAATATCCAAACTATGAATCTTCAACAGAGCTCCTAGAccatgtttataaaaaaaacacacaggAATACAGACTAAACTCCACATTATTTCCGATGTCGCTGAAATTCCGGCAGTAAACAACCTAAAATGGGTGTTACTTTAGATAATCTGTTATACTTCACTCCACAATCGACCGCGATCTTTACACCAGTTCATAGCCGTACCAAAATCCTCGTGTTGTTAACCGGCAGCACCTGGGGAGGGCAAATAATCGTTGCTGACCACTTACAAAGCATATGGCCGGTCGATCATAAACTGTCCACATGCTAGAACACGATATTCCAGACTATCACAGGATGTCTATTGATGTCCCTCTTCAAACTCCTTCATAGTGATGTCCGCATGCTTCCAATTAAGGAACATAATGTATTCGTCTCCCAGCACTTGGTGCGGAAAGGGCTTCTAGGAATATTCAGAGAACGTTTATACAATATGTCTAAAAGCTACAACGAATTTCGGATGACACAAACTTCAGACTGTACTGAATGCCATTCATAGTGGAACAATTTCATAGACTAACTCCCAGTGGCGTACTTGAGATTGAAACAATACCCATCACAAACTTTGGGCTCAAGTAGACGCGTGAAACCAGAGTGTTCCATGCataacttcgttctggatattgtagtaAGTTCAACTCCTGCCTATCCAGAATAGAGGGTCTAAACTCTCTATGGACTAAACATATCTTCAACATGCATAGAATTCCCGCATGACACTAACCACACCACATGCACACCCTCTCTTCTCTTTGTACCAACCCCGTCGAATCATTCCTAGGTCTTCCGCTAACATACATAAGTGATTTCGATGACATTTGGTTTTGCACTTTCCCTAAAATAAGGTTTAAATACTCgctaaaagaacaaaaacagtTCACCTACTGAGATTTGCGGTACAGATTCAAGTTCGGACAATCTTGAAGAAAATGTTTGTACTTCTACTTCGTCTTcttccaagcagtttctgctacTGACATTAGGTTAGATTTTTAATCTTACCGCGT belongs to Bactrocera dorsalis isolate Fly_Bdor chromosome 1, ASM2337382v1, whole genome shotgun sequence and includes:
- the LOC105225324 gene encoding ethanolamine-phosphate cytidylyltransferase isoform X1, whose translation is MSEKVNQPQTNETSNAQVATGLSNNNRQSQDQQQQTTDQQSVEKKEVRVWCDGCYDMVHFGHANSLRQAKALGDKVIVGIHTDEEITKHKGPPVFTEEERVKMVKGIKWVDEVVLGAPYVTTLEVLDEYNCDFCVHGDDITMTAEGVDTYHLVKSANRYKEVRRTAGVSTTDLVGRMLLLTRNHFHQGSAEYAIEKEDLTKKVQKMKLSSGSSNMGQDSSAKSPWTGCSQFLPTTQKIIQFSDGKPPKPDDKIVYVAGAFDLFHVGHLDFLEKAKELGDYLIVGLHTDPVVNSYKGSNYPIMNLHERVLSVLACKYVNEVVIGAPYCVTEDLLDHFKIDVVCHGQTPIAFEDGKIDPYAVPKTRGIFTLIDSQNSMTTELIVERIISHRIEYERRNKAKEKKECEAFEALQRAKQTQKAG
- the LOC105225324 gene encoding ethanolamine-phosphate cytidylyltransferase isoform X2 codes for the protein MSEKVNQPQTNETSNAQVATGLSNNNRQSQDQQQQTTDQQSVEKKEVRVWCDGCYDMVHFGHANSLRQAKALGDKVIVGIHTDEEITKHKGPPVFTEEERVKMVKGIKWVDEVVLGAPYVTTLEVLDEYNCDFCVHGDDITMTAEGVDTYHLVKSANRYKEVRRTAGVSTTDLVGRMLLLTRNHFHQGSAEYAIEKEGSSNMGQDSSAKSPWTGCSQFLPTTQKIIQFSDGKPPKPDDKIVYVAGAFDLFHVGHLDFLEKAKELGDYLIVGLHTDPVVNSYKGSNYPIMNLHERVLSVLACKYVNEVVIGAPYCVTEDLLDHFKIDVVCHGQTPIAFEDGKIDPYAVPKTRGIFTLIDSQNSMTTELIVERIISHRIEYERRNKAKEKKECEAFEALQRAKQTQKAG